The DNA window CGAATCACCGCACGTCTCGGACCGCGGGCGAGCCGTCCACCGCCGAACTCGTGCAGCGGGCCACGGAGCAGATCTCCCGCCTCGTTCGGGACGAGCTGGCGCTGGCGCGGGCGGAGCTGACCCAGAAGGGCAAGCGGGCCGGCATCGGGATCGGCCTGTTCGGCGGCGCCGGGGGCTCGCCGTGTACGGCCTGGGCGCGCTGGTCGCGGCCGCGATCCTGCTGCTGGCGCTGGTGCTCCCCGCCTGGGTGGCCGCGCTGGTCGTGGCGGTGGTGCTCTTCGCCGTCGCCGGGATCCTGGCGCTGGTCGGCAAGAAGCAGGTCAGCCAGGCTGTCCCGCCGGTTCCGACGGCGACGGTGCGCAGCGTCCGGGCGGACGTGGACACCGTGACCGCGGCGGTGAAGGACAGGGGACGGGCATGACGGGCAACGGGACCGGCGACACGGAGGCGCTGCGCGAGGAGATCCGGCGGACCCGGGTGGAGCTGGGCGAGACCATGGAGGCGCTGGCGGCCAAGGCCGACGTCAAGGCCCGGCTGCGGAACTCGACGGAGCAGGCGAAGGAGCGGATGCGCGGGCAGGCGGCGCAGACCCTGGCCCGGGTACGCGGGCAGGCGGTCCACGGGGCCGAGACCGTCCGCGGCCAGGCGCGCTCCGGCAGGGCGAGCCTGCGGCGGGGCGGTCCGGCACCGTGGGCCGCGCTCGCGGCCGGGGCGGTGGCTACCATGATCGTGTTGCTGGTCGTCCGGGGGAGGCGCAGGTGAGCAAGGCCATCGGCAAGGCCGCGTACAAGCCGGTCGGGGTGGTGCTCGGGCTGGCCGCCGGCGCGGTGGCGGGCGTCATCTTCCGGCAGGTCTGGAAGGTGACCTCGGGGGACGGCGAGGCGCCGAGCGCGACCGACGAGGACCGTGGCTGGGGCGAGATCCTCGCCGCCGCGGCGCTGCAGGGGGCGATCTTCGCGGTGGTGCGGGCGGCCGTGGACCGGGGCGGGGCGGTCGGCGTCCGCAGACTCACCGGCCGCTGGCCCGACTGAGCTCGGCGGCCCGGCTTCCCTGGTGGGACCTGTCGGGCCCACGGCCCGGCCTACCTGGTGGGACCCGTCGGGCCCACGGCCCGGCCTACCTGGTGGGACCTGTCGGGCCCACGGCCCGGCCTACCTGGGGAACTCGACGCGTGGGCCCCCTGACGGTCACGGCCGGCAGGGGGCCTTTCGCATGGCGGGATCGGCCCGCCCAGCGGAATCCCGCATCCGTCAGGTCACATGTCGGAGAATTTCGTCAGGTAGGCTGTGCAGAGTTTTCGCTACGTGGTTTGCTGTTCCACGCTGTTGAGAGATGGCGTGGGTTGAGAGAAGTCTCCTTCACGAGGGGGCCGCCTCAGGCGCCGCTGCTCGAAAACGGCCAATCGGCCGCACGGCGTGCTCGGCCGCCAGTTTTAGAAGGAGATACACATGGCGCAGGGAACCGTGAAGTGGTTCAACGCTGACAAGGGCTTCGGCTTCATCACCGTCGACGGCGGGGGTGCTGACGTGTTCGTCCACTTCTCGGCCATCCAGACCAGCGGCTACCGCACGCTGGAGGAGAACCAGCGGGTGGAGTTCGAGATCGCCCAGGGTCAGAAGGGCCCGCAGGCTGAGCAGGTCCGCCCGCTCTGAACCATCCCGGCCGGCGGCGTCGGCCGAAGGGGGCGATCCAGCCAGGATCGAAGTGAAGCCCCGCGTCCCGTCCGGGATGCGGGGCTTTCCGCATTTTCACGCCCAGGTCGTCGCGGCCGGCGCCCGCGCCGTCCCGGCGGTGTGGGCGGGCGGTCAGGAACGGCGGCGCCGGGCCCGAAGTCCGCGCCAGATGGCGGCCACTCCGATCAGGACCACCAGCGGGCCGATGAGGACCCAGATCCGTTGGTCGGTCATCAGGCTGCCGCTGACGTAGCCCAGGCCCTGCACCGTCCAGACGGCGCCGATGACCACGGCGAGCAGGCCGAGGGTGAGCGGGAGCCATTCCTTCATCGCGTTCCTCCTCCGCCCGTCGACCGGGCCCTGCCGTCCCGGTCCAGCATGCGCCGCGCCGGCCCGGCGTGCGAGCACCGCCGCCCCGAAGCCTAGTGACCGGCTTGCCTGGCAGGGCAGCCGGCCGTATCGTCCAGCAAGACGAACGTACGGTTTGCTGCTGCGGCTCGCCGACGCGGCGGCGTGGCGGCTTGGAGGAGAACCATGTGGGACCCGGCGACGTACCTGCGCTACGGCGACGAGCGGTCGCGGCCGTTCCACGACCTGGTGGCGCGGATCGCGGTGGAGCGGCCCCGGGCCGTGGTCGACCTCGGCTGCGGGCCCGGCACCCTGACCGCGGCCCTCGCCGCGCGCTGGCCGACCAGCCGGACCGCCGGGCTCGACTCCTCCCCGGAGATGGTCGAGCGGGCCGCCGCCCTGGGCGCCCCGGTCGAGTTCGCCGTCGGCGACGTCCGCGACTGGCGGCCCGCACCCGACGTCGACGTGCTGGTCAGCAACGCGGTCCTGCAGTGGGTCCCCGGCCACCGGGAGCTGCTCGCCCGGTGGGCCGCCGAGCTGCCCGCCGGGGCGTGGCTGGCCGTCCAGGTGCCGGGGAACTTCGACGCGCCCTCGCATCGCGCACTGCGCGAGGTGGCGCGGTCCGGCCCGTGGGCGGCCGAGCTGACGCCGCTGCTGCGCGAGGCCCCCGTCGACGACGCGGCCGGCTACGCCGCGCTGCTGGCCGGTGCCGGCTGCGCGGTCGACGCCTGGGAGACTACGTACGTGCACCTGCTGCCGGCCCGCGCCGACGCCGACCACCCGGTGCTGGCCTGGATGGAGGGCACCGCGCTGCGCCCCGTCCGGGCCGCCCTCGACGGCGCGCGGTGGGCCGACTTCCGAGCCCGGCTCGGCGTACGCCTCGCCGCGGCGTACCCGGTGCGGGGCGGTCAGGTGTACTTCCCGTTCCGGCGGGTCTTCGTCGTCGCCCGCACGGGCGCCCGCGCAGAGGAGAACCTGTGACCGACCTGTCCCCCTTCATCGCCGGACTGCCCAAGGTGGAGCTGCACGTGCACCACGTCGGCTCCGCCTCGCCCCGGATCGTGGCCGAGCTGGCCGCCCGGCACGAGGGGCGCAGCCCGGTGCCGGCGGACCCGGACAAGCTCGCCGACTACTTCGCCTTCCGCGACTTCGCCCACTTCATCGAGGTCTACCTGAGCGTCGTGGACCTGATCCGCGACCCGGAGGACGTCTGGATCCTCACCCACGAGGTGGCCCGCGAGCTGGCCCGCCAGCAGGTCCGGTACGCCGAGCTGACCGTCACCCCGTACTCGCACGTGCGCCGCGGGATCCCGTCCCCGGCGTTCTGCGAGGCCATCGAGGACGCCCGCAAGCGCGCCGAGGCGGACTTCGGCATCGCCCTGCGGTGGTGCTTCGACATCCCCGGGGAGGCCGGCCTGCCGGCCGCCGAGGAGACGCTGCGGATCTGCCTGGAGGACCGCCCCGAGGGGCTGGTCAGCTTCGGCCTCGGCGGCCCCGAGATCGGCGTGCCCCGGCCGCAGTTCAAGCCGTACTTCGACCAGGCCCGCGCGGCGGGGCTGCGGTCGGTGCCGCACGCCGGCGAGACCACCGGCCCGCAGACCGTCTGGGACGCGCTGCGCGACCTCGGCGCGGAGCGGATCGGCCACGGCATCTCCGCCGCCGCCGACCCGGAGCTGCTCGTGTACCTCGCCGAGCGGCGGATCGCCCTGGAGGTCTGCCCGACCTCCAACGTGCGGACCCGGGCGGTCGCCTCGCTCGACGAGCACCCGCTGCCCCGGCTCGTCGAGGCGGGGGTCCTGGTCACGGTCAACTCCGACGACCCGCCGATGTTCGGCACCACCCTCAACGACGAGTACGCGGTGGCCGCCCGGCTGCTCGGCCGCGGCCCGGACGGGGTGGCGGCGCTGGCCCGCGACGCGGTGGCCGCGTCGTTCCTGGCGCCGGCGGAGAAGGAGCGGATCGCCGCCGAGATCGACGCGTACCTGGCGGCGGCCGGCTGACGGGAGACGGCACGCGGCGGCCCGCCCACAACCACGCGGCGGCCGGCCGGGGCCGGACCGCTCAGTCCTCGGTCGGGCGCTGCCGGGGCCACCGGCGGCCCGCGCCCTTCTGCTCCCGCGCCTCCCGGGCCATCCGACCGACCAGGCCGAACCGGTTGACCTGCCGGGGGGCGGCCTCCGGGTCGGCCAGCAGCATCACCACGCTGGCGCCGCCGAGTTGGGCCCGGTCGATGCTCACCGATCCGTTGGCCTGCAACGCCACCCGCTTGGCGATGTCCAGGCCCAGCCCCGTCGAGCCCTGGTCGCTGGCGCCGCGGCGCAGCGCCCGGTCCGGGTTGGCGATGCCCGGCCCGGCGTCGTCGATCCGGATCGCCACGTACCCGTCCCGCCGGGAGACCGCGACCTCGAACGCGGTGCCCTGCGGGGTGTAGCGGAACACGTTGCCGATCACCGCGTCGAGCGCGGCGGCCAGTTCGGCCCGGGGGACCGGCGCCGGGATGCGCAGCTGCGCCCCGCTGACCCGGTGCGGCCGGTTCTGGTCGCCCGCGAGGGCCGCCCAGAACACCATCCGGTCCCGGACCACCTCGCTGACGTCGCACATCGCCGCCCCGGTCTCGTGCGTGACCGCCTTGCGGGTGGTCTTGATCAGTACGTCGATCTCGCCCTCGAGGGTGACGATCGCCTGCCGGATGCGCCGGATCGTCCGCCGCCGGTCCAGCTCCGCCTCGCTGAACGAGCCCACGCTCGTGTCGTCGGAGTCCAGCCCCTCGGCGTCCAGGCGCAGCACCGTCAACGGGGTGCGCAGCCGGTGCGACAGGTCGGCGACGAGTTCCCGCTCGTCGGTGCGGGCGGCCACCAGCCGGTCGGCCATCCGGTTGAACGCGTGCCCGGCCTCGGCCAGCTCGCGCGGCCCGCCCGGCTGCACGCGGGTGCCGAGGTCGCCGTCGCCGACCGCCTGCGCGGCCCGCACCAGGCCCCGGGCGGAGTCGGCCGTACGCGCGGCGACCCGGTCCACCACCAGCACGGCGGCCCCGACCAGCGCCGCCGCGACCGCGCCCAGCAGCGGCCAGCGGCTGCCCGAACCGGCGTCCAGCGCGGAGTCCGGGACGAACACCTCGACCACGGCCACCGTGTCCCCGAGCACCACCGGGTCGAGCCGCAGCACCCCGCCGCGGGTGTCGGTGACCAGGGAGCGGCGCTCGGCGGCGGCCCGGGCCAGCGCCGCCGCGTCGGCCCGCCCCGCCGGGGCGTCCCCGCCCAGCCCGTGCACCACCGGCCGGGTCGCCGGGTCGTCGCCGCTGGCCTCCACCGCGCGCCGCACGGCGGCCGGTTCGGTGCTGACGGCGAGCGCCCCGGTGACCAGGGCGGCGCGCCGGGCGGCGTCGGCGAGGGCGGCGTCCCGGGAGGTGTCGCCCAGGGTGATCCCGAGCGGGACGAGGAAGGCGGCCGCGGCGAGCGCGCACACGCCGGCCGTGAGCCAGGCCAGCGTCGCCCTCAGTCCGGGGCCACCAACCGGAATCCCACCCCCCGCACGGTGCGCAGGTAGCGCGGCTTCGCCGCGGACTCGCCCATCTTGCGACGCAGCCAGTACAGGTGGACGTCGATGGTCTGGTCCTCGCCGACCGACGGCTGCCGCCATACCTCCTCCAAGAGTTCCCGGCGGGACACCACCCGCCCAGGCCGTGCGGCGAGATACGCCAGCAGGTCGAATTCCTTCCGGGTCAGCGCGAGCGGCACCCCGTCGAGCGTGGCGCTGCGCTCGCCGACGTCGACCCGCAGGCCACCGACGGCGTGTACGGCCGGCCGCACCGTACGGCTGGCCCGGCCGGCCCGGCGCAGCACCGTGGTGATCCGGGCGTCCAGGTGCGCGCCGGTGAACGGCTTGACCATGTAGTCGTCCGCGCCCGCCCGCAGCAGGCGGACCACCGACTGCTCGTCGTCGCGGGCCGTGGCGACGATGACCGGGACGTCGGTGATGCCGCGTAGCATCCGCAGCGCGTCCGAGCCGTCCAGGTCGGGCAGGCCGAGATCCAGCACGACCAGGTCGGGGGTCTCCGCGGCCACCCGGCGCAGCGCGTCCAGCGCGGTGCCGACGGCGTGCACGGCGTGCCCCCGCTCGGTGAGGGACCGCAGCATCGCGCCGCGTACGACGTGGTCGTCTTCGACCAGGAGCACCGTGGCCACGTCAGCACCGTACTCGGCGTGGCAAGTTGATCGCGTTGCGGCGTGCGAGCGAACCGGGCAAGCTGGTACGACGATGTCCTTCACGCTCTTCGCGGACACCCGCCTGGCGCTCGCCCGGGACAGCCTCACCGGCCTCTCCGTCGGAGACGCCCTCGGGGCGCAGTTCTTCGTCCCGGGGCGGCTCCGCGCCGACCTCGCGGCCGGCCGGCTGCCGCCGCCGCCCTGGCAGTGGACCGACGACACCGAGATGGCCTGCTCGGTGGTGGCCGAGTTGGCCGCGGCCGGCGCGGTCGACCGGGACCGGCTGGCCCTGGCCTTCGCCGAGCGCTGCGAGCCCTATCGGGGCTACGGCCCCGGCGCCGTGGCCATCCTGCGCCTGATCCGGGCGGGCACCCCGTGGCCGGTGGCCGCCGCGTCCGCGTTCGACGGGCAGGGCTCGTGCGGCAACGGCGCGGCGATGCGGGTGGGCCCGCTCGGGGCGTGGTTCGCCGACTCCACCCGCCGCGCCGCGGCCCAGGCCCGGGCCTCGGCCGAGGTCACCCACGCCCACCCCGAGGGGATTGCCGGGGCGGTCGCGGTGGCGGTGGCCGGCGCCCTGGCCGCGCGGGCCCGCCTCGACGGGGACCGTCCGCCGCCGTCGCGGCTGCTCGCCGCGGTGGCCGCGGCCCTCGACCCCGGCGAGGTGCAGCGTGGGGTACGGCGGGCCGCCGCGCTGCTGGGCCGCCCGGCGGCGGAGGCCGCCGACGCGCTCGGCAACGGCTCCCGGGTCACCGCGCAGGACACCGTCCCGTTCACGCTCTGGCTGGCCGCCACGCACCTGGACGATTATCCGGCGGCGATCCGCGCCTGCGTCGAGGCGGGCGGGGACGTGGACACCACCGCCGCCATCGCCGGGGCGGTGGTCGCCGCCCACACCGGGGTCGGCACGCCCGGCGGGGTGCCCGCCGAGTGGCTCGCCGCCCGGGAGCCGCTGCCCGACTGGGCCGGCTGAGCGCCCGGTCCGGGGCGCGGGGCCGGCTGAGCGCCCGGTCCGGGGCGCGGGCCGGCTGAGCGCCCGGTCCGGGGCGCGGGGCCGGGGCCGGATCACGCCATGTCGGGGCCATGGCGGGGTGCACGCGGGTCAGATGGCGCCATGTCGCCGATCCGGAGCCAATCAAGGGCTGGGCCGCGCACGGTACGCGTCGCCGCGCCGGCTGCCGCGGTCCCGTGCCGACAAGGTGCGCTTCCTCTACCGAATGCGATAAGAAGTGGCCGTTCCGCGCCCGATAACATCAGCGGCAGCGGTCGCTCGGCCGCGTTCGTCGTCTGCTGGAGGAGTCACCGTGTCCGCACCCCGTACCCCCGTCGTGGCCGACCCCGTCGTCGTCGCCGCCGGGACGACGGCGGCCGACGCGGTGGCCGCGGCCGGGCTGCCCACCAGCGGCCCCAGGGCGGTCGTCGTGGTCCGCGACCCGCAGGGCCAGCTCCGCGACCTGGACTGGACGCCGGCGCAGGACACCACCGTCGAGCCCGTCGGCATCGACACCCCGGACGGGCTTAACGTGCTGCGCCACTCGACCGCGCACGTGCTCGCCCAGGCCGTGCAGGACGTCTTCCCCGAGGCGCGGCTCGGCATCGGCCCGCCCATCGAGAACGGCTTCTACTACGACTTCGCCGTCGACAAGCCGTTCCAGCCCGACGACCTGGCCAAGCTCGAGAAGCGGATGCAGGAGATCGTCAAGTCGGGGCAGCGGTTCCGGCGGCGGCGGTTCAACAGCCTGGACGAGGCCCGGGCCGAGCTGGCCAACGAGCCGTTCAAGCTGGAGTTGATCGAGGTGAAGGGCGAGGGGCTGGACTCCTCGCAGGTGATGGAGGTCGGCGGGGGCGAGCTGACCATCTACGACAACCTGGCCGCGAACGAGGACAAGGTCTGCTGGTCGGACCTGTGCCGGGGCCCGCACCTGCCGAACACGCGGCTGATCGGGGCGTTCAAGCTGATGCGCTCGGCCGCCGCGTACTGGCGGGGGTCGGAGAAGAACCCGCAGCTCCAGCGCGTGTACGGCACCGCCTGGCCGACCCGGGACGAGCTGAAGGCGTACCTGAAGCTGCTGGAGGAGGCCGCCCGGCGCGACCACCGCAAGCTCGGCGCGGACCTGGACCTGTTCAGCTTCCCCGACGAGATCGGCTCCGGTCTCGCGGTCTTCCACCCCAAGGGCGGCATCATCCGGCGGGAGCTGGAGAACTACTCGCGCCGCCGGCACGAGGCGGCGGGGTACGAGTTCGTCAACACCCCGCACATCACCAAGGCGCAGCTGTTCGAGACCTCCGGCCACCTGCCCTACTACGCCGACACGATGTTCCCGCCGATGCAGTTCGAGGGCGCGGACTACTACCTCAAGGCGATGAACTGCCCGATGCACAACCTGATCTTCAGGTCGCGCGGGCGGTCCTACCGGGAGCTGCCGCTGCGGCTGTTCGAGTTCGGCACGGTCTACCGGTACGAGAAGTCCGGTGTGGTGCACGGCCTGACCCGGGTGCGCGGGCTGACCCAGGACGACTCGCACATCTACTGCACCCGGGAGCAGATGGCGGGCGAGCTGTCGACCCTGCTCACCTTCGTGCTCGACCTGCTGCGCGACTACGGCCTGGACGACTTCTACCTGGAGCTGTCGACCCGCGACGACTCGCCGAAGTTCATCGGCAGCGACGCCGACTGGGCGGAGGCGACGGAGGCGTTGCGCACCGCGGCCGAGGAGTCCGGGCTGGACCTGGTGCCCGACCCGGGCGGGGCGGCCTTCTACGGCCCGAAGATCTCGGTGCAGGCCCGCGACGCGATCGGCCGGACCTGGCAGATGTCGACGATCCAGGTCGACTTCAACCAGCCGGAGCGGTTCGGGCTGGAGTACCAGGCCGCCGACGGCTCGCGGCAGCGGCCGGTCATGATCCACCGGGCGCTGTTCGGCTCGATCGAGCGGTTCTTCGGCGTGCTCACGGAGCACTACGCGGGCGCGTTCCCGGCCTGGCTGGCCCCGGTGCAGGTGGTCGGCATCCCGATCCGCGAGGACCACACCGACTACCTGCGCGGGTTCGTGGCGGCGCTGCGCGCCGAGGGCGTCCGGGCGCAGGTGGACGCGGGCGACGACCGGATGCAGAAGAAGATCCGCACCGCGCAGCAGCAGAAGATCCCGTTCATGGTGATCGCCGGCGACGACGACGTGGCCGCCGGGACGGTCTCCTTCCGCTACCGCGACGGCTCGCAGCGCAACGGGGTGCCGGTCGGCGAGGCGGTCGCGCACGTCCTCGACGTGATCAATTCCCGGAGCAACTCCGGCCCGTCGGCCGCCTGAGCCGGGACGCAGGGAAGGCCCCCGCCGCGGCGGGGGCCTTCGTCGTCCGGTGATCAGATTCCGCAGCTCGGGGCCGACCAGGACTGGCTGGGTGAGTTGCCCAGGTGGGTGTGGTCGTCGTGGGCCGGGTAGCCGGGGCCGAGGATGTTGGTGAAGCCGTGGTATCGGGCCTGCTGGGCCATCCGGCAGAACGAGGGCGAGCCGGTCAGGTCCACCCCGTCGCCGTAGAGGTGCCGGCTGCCGGCCGCCCCGCCGACCGCGTTGTTGCAGGCGTAGCTGCGGAAGCCGCTGCTGATGTAGAGCGGCAGCCGCCGAGGGCCTTCCGCATTGCCTGGAGCTTCCGGCGCGCCTGGAGGGCGTAGATCTGGTTGAAGGTCTGCGGGCCGGCGACGCCGTCGGCGCCCAGGCCGTACGCCTGCTGGAACCGGATCACCGCGGACCGGGTCCCCGGGCCGAACGCGCCGTCGATGTCGATCCGCGAGGCGTAGCCGGGGTAGCCGGAGACGCGGATCCGGAGCTGGCGGACGTCCTCGCCGGACATGCCCTGGGACAGGGCGCGTCCCCAGGTGTAGCAGCCGTCGGCGTGGGCTGCTCCGGCGGTGGCGGTGACGCCGACCACCGTGCTGGCGGCGGTGAGCGCGAGGGCCGCGAGGATCTTGCCGATTCGTCGGATCACGGGTACGCCATCGTTGAATGCAAGTGTTCCAATGTGTAGGAGTTTCATGGTTGGGCGTTGATTCGTCAACAACTTGCAGCAACGGGCGGTGGAATTTGCAGCGAAAGGCGGCGGTCACGCGTCGACGGCACCGTGCCGCGACAGTCGGCGGTCGCCGGCCGGCGGGACGGTCCGTAGGATCGCGTCTGTGACTGGGGCGGAGCGGCACACGGACAGCGGCGGGATGGCCGACGGCCTGGAGCGGCTCTGGACGCCGCACCGGATGACGTACATCTCCGGCGAGGACCGCCCCGCCGAGGGCTACGAGAAGCCGACCGGCTGCCCGTTCTGCCGGGCGCCGCAGCTGCCGCCCGGGGAGAGCCTGCTCGTGGCGCGCGGGCGGCACGTCTTCGCGGTGCTCAACCTCTACCCGTACAACCCGGGCCACCTGCTGGTCTGCCCGTACCGGCACGTCGCCGACTACACCGACCTGGACGAGCCGGAGACCGCCGAGCTGGCCGCGTTCACCCAGACCGCGATGCGAATGGTGCGCAAGGTCAGCAACGCGCACGGGTTCAACCTCGGGATGAACCAGGGCGGCGTGGCCGGCGCCGGGATCGCCGCGCACCTGCACCAGCACGTCGTGCCCCGCTGGGGCGGGGACGCCAACTTCATGCCGGTCATCGGCCGCACGAAGGTCCTCCCGCAGCTCCTGACGGACACCCGCGACCTCTTCACCCGCGCCTGGCCCACCTGACCCCCGGTCTCGCGCGATCTTGCACT is part of the Micromonospora olivasterospora genome and encodes:
- a CDS encoding adenosine deaminase is translated as MTDLSPFIAGLPKVELHVHHVGSASPRIVAELAARHEGRSPVPADPDKLADYFAFRDFAHFIEVYLSVVDLIRDPEDVWILTHEVARELARQQVRYAELTVTPYSHVRRGIPSPAFCEAIEDARKRAEADFGIALRWCFDIPGEAGLPAAEETLRICLEDRPEGLVSFGLGGPEIGVPRPQFKPYFDQARAAGLRSVPHAGETTGPQTVWDALRDLGAERIGHGISAAADPELLVYLAERRIALEVCPTSNVRTRAVASLDEHPLPRLVEAGVLVTVNSDDPPMFGTTLNDEYAVAARLLGRGPDGVAALARDAVAASFLAPAEKERIAAEIDAYLAAAG
- a CDS encoding ADP-ribosylglycohydrolase family protein; translated protein: MSFTLFADTRLALARDSLTGLSVGDALGAQFFVPGRLRADLAAGRLPPPPWQWTDDTEMACSVVAELAAAGAVDRDRLALAFAERCEPYRGYGPGAVAILRLIRAGTPWPVAAASAFDGQGSCGNGAAMRVGPLGAWFADSTRRAAAQARASAEVTHAHPEGIAGAVAVAVAGALAARARLDGDRPPPSRLLAAVAAALDPGEVQRGVRRAAALLGRPAAEAADALGNGSRVTAQDTVPFTLWLAATHLDDYPAAIRACVEAGGDVDTTAAIAGAVVAAHTGVGTPGGVPAEWLAAREPLPDWAG
- a CDS encoding response regulator transcription factor → MATVLLVEDDHVVRGAMLRSLTERGHAVHAVGTALDALRRVAAETPDLVVLDLGLPDLDGSDALRMLRGITDVPVIVATARDDEQSVVRLLRAGADDYMVKPFTGAHLDARITTVLRRAGRASRTVRPAVHAVGGLRVDVGERSATLDGVPLALTRKEFDLLAYLAARPGRVVSRRELLEEVWRQPSVGEDQTIDVHLYWLRRKMGESAAKPRYLRTVRGVGFRLVAPD
- a CDS encoding trans-aconitate 2-methyltransferase, which produces MWDPATYLRYGDERSRPFHDLVARIAVERPRAVVDLGCGPGTLTAALAARWPTSRTAGLDSSPEMVERAAALGAPVEFAVGDVRDWRPAPDVDVLVSNAVLQWVPGHRELLARWAAELPAGAWLAVQVPGNFDAPSHRALREVARSGPWAAELTPLLREAPVDDAAGYAALLAGAGCAVDAWETTYVHLLPARADADHPVLAWMEGTALRPVRAALDGARWADFRARLGVRLAAAYPVRGGQVYFPFRRVFVVARTGARAEENL
- a CDS encoding DUF4235 domain-containing protein, which encodes MSKAIGKAAYKPVGVVLGLAAGAVAGVIFRQVWKVTSGDGEAPSATDEDRGWGEILAAAALQGAIFAVVRAAVDRGGAVGVRRLTGRWPD
- a CDS encoding HAMP domain-containing sensor histidine kinase, encoding MCALAAAAFLVPLGITLGDTSRDAALADAARRAALVTGALAVSTEPAAVRRAVEASGDDPATRPVVHGLGGDAPAGRADAAALARAAAERRSLVTDTRGGVLRLDPVVLGDTVAVVEVFVPDSALDAGSGSRWPLLGAVAAALVGAAVLVVDRVAARTADSARGLVRAAQAVGDGDLGTRVQPGGPRELAEAGHAFNRMADRLVAARTDERELVADLSHRLRTPLTVLRLDAEGLDSDDTSVGSFSEAELDRRRTIRRIRQAIVTLEGEIDVLIKTTRKAVTHETGAAMCDVSEVVRDRMVFWAALAGDQNRPHRVSGAQLRIPAPVPRAELAAALDAVIGNVFRYTPQGTAFEVAVSRRDGYVAIRIDDAGPGIANPDRALRRGASDQGSTGLGLDIAKRVALQANGSVSIDRAQLGGASVVMLLADPEAAPRQVNRFGLVGRMAREAREQKGAGRRWPRQRPTED
- a CDS encoding cold-shock protein, translating into MAQGTVKWFNADKGFGFITVDGGGADVFVHFSAIQTSGYRTLEENQRVEFEIAQGQKGPQAEQVRPL
- a CDS encoding DUF3618 domain-containing protein, whose protein sequence is MTGNGTGDTEALREEIRRTRVELGETMEALAAKADVKARLRNSTEQAKERMRGQAAQTLARVRGQAVHGAETVRGQARSGRASLRRGGPAPWAALAAGAVATMIVLLVVRGRRR
- a CDS encoding HIT family protein, which produces MADGLERLWTPHRMTYISGEDRPAEGYEKPTGCPFCRAPQLPPGESLLVARGRHVFAVLNLYPYNPGHLLVCPYRHVADYTDLDEPETAELAAFTQTAMRMVRKVSNAHGFNLGMNQGGVAGAGIAAHLHQHVVPRWGGDANFMPVIGRTKVLPQLLTDTRDLFTRAWPT
- a CDS encoding peptidoglycan-binding domain-containing protein, with translation MIRRIGKILAALALTAASTVVGVTATAGAAHADGCYTWGRALSQGMSGEDVRQLRIRVSGYPGYASRIDIDGAFGPGTRSAVIRFQQAYGLGADGVAGPQTFNQIYALQARRKLQAMRKALGGCRSTSAAASAATPATTRSAGRPAAGTSTATGWT
- the thrS gene encoding threonine--tRNA ligase: MSAPRTPVVADPVVVAAGTTAADAVAAAGLPTSGPRAVVVVRDPQGQLRDLDWTPAQDTTVEPVGIDTPDGLNVLRHSTAHVLAQAVQDVFPEARLGIGPPIENGFYYDFAVDKPFQPDDLAKLEKRMQEIVKSGQRFRRRRFNSLDEARAELANEPFKLELIEVKGEGLDSSQVMEVGGGELTIYDNLAANEDKVCWSDLCRGPHLPNTRLIGAFKLMRSAAAYWRGSEKNPQLQRVYGTAWPTRDELKAYLKLLEEAARRDHRKLGADLDLFSFPDEIGSGLAVFHPKGGIIRRELENYSRRRHEAAGYEFVNTPHITKAQLFETSGHLPYYADTMFPPMQFEGADYYLKAMNCPMHNLIFRSRGRSYRELPLRLFEFGTVYRYEKSGVVHGLTRVRGLTQDDSHIYCTREQMAGELSTLLTFVLDLLRDYGLDDFYLELSTRDDSPKFIGSDADWAEATEALRTAAEESGLDLVPDPGGAAFYGPKISVQARDAIGRTWQMSTIQVDFNQPERFGLEYQAADGSRQRPVMIHRALFGSIERFFGVLTEHYAGAFPAWLAPVQVVGIPIREDHTDYLRGFVAALRAEGVRAQVDAGDDRMQKKIRTAQQQKIPFMVIAGDDDVAAGTVSFRYRDGSQRNGVPVGEAVAHVLDVINSRSNSGPSAA
- a CDS encoding D-Ala-D-Ala carboxypeptidase family metallohydrolase; this translates as MPLYISSGFRSYACNNAVGGAAGSRHLYGDGVDLTGSPSFCRMAQQARYHGFTNILGPGYPAHDDHTHLGNSPSQSWSAPSCGI